In Dromiciops gliroides isolate mDroGli1 chromosome 5, mDroGli1.pri, whole genome shotgun sequence, the following are encoded in one genomic region:
- the LOC122727401 gene encoding 60S acidic ribosomal protein P2-like, which produces MATYLLAILVSHGSPNSKDLEKILDSMGIETNEEHLKKVISEVSIKNIEDGILQRSSKLTSMPSGGAITVPASVGSAAPVAAGSAPAAVEEKKEE; this is translated from the coding sequence ATGGCAACCTACCTCTTGGCCATCCTTGTAAGCCATGGCTCCCCCAACTCCAAGGACCTGGAAAAGATTCTGGACAGCATGGGCATTGAGACCAATGAGGAGCACCTGAAGAAGGTCATCAGTGAGGTGAGCATCAAGAACATAGAAGATGGGATCTTGCAGCGGAGCAGTAAGCTGACTTCCATGCCCTCCGGTGGTGCTATTACTGTTCCTGCCAGTGTTGGCTCTGCTGCCCCAGTGGCTGCTGGTTCTGCTCCTGCTGCtgtagaggagaagaaagaagaataa